Sequence from the Vanacampus margaritifer isolate UIUO_Vmar chromosome 18, RoL_Vmar_1.0, whole genome shotgun sequence genome:
gacacattttgttgaatataaccACATCACATCGAGTTATGCATCATATATtatatgccccttccactgaaactttcttaatgaatcaaattgttctttaatgccaaatgactgctaaactactctctttctctctctccctctctctcgctctcctgctattcttatttctgaactccacacacaaactttgcttaattttgcgacgatcaagatccgcgctggactttctctctcaagtgttttttaatgtttatcttgtgtgttggaCTCTTTAAGAGCCCAAATAAGGGAATTGAAACAggatatttctttcaatttaattataactgttttgatttgttataactatttagaattggacaaaattgctttgatttactcagtatagttttgcaTGACGATTCTCTGTCACTTTAAATTCCTACtaatcaaatgtattgagacatcatagtgaccaatgggggcgtagtcatgtgactttgggAGGTAACATTTTGGAGGACAAGGGATATTGCCAGCAAGCGGGGGGAGGAACTTTACAGTTGAGAGATACAAGATGTGCGCGGGGTGGCTGCCATTTTCTCCTGTCCGGCaatgtcgtgaataaatgtgaagaaaatgcctgaattcactgatctcatgtatgtttattaatcaacggcatgaacacgcaaatggtaagaatccgccATTTACAGCAGTACCAAGAGAACACTCTTTAGCCCCAATAAAGCACAAGAGGCTGAGAGGAGGCTCCCAGCTGAATGTGCGATAGTGATCCGGCACAgggcatcttcctcctcctcctcctccaacccatcatcttcatcaacacAACCGGACACATCAGAAGCTTCCCAGCCTGTAGGGCAAGGTAATATTCGATACATTCTAATGGTGTTAATTAAGCAATAGGAAATGAGCGGCAGTGCATTATTGTGGGATAAGGCATTCTTTTGCTCCCATCTCTACGATGGGCAGCCAGAACTGCCTGTTGGCTGTTAGTCTGTCTGTTGTGTCTTAGGTGACAAACTGTGGCCACTAATGAAACAACTTTtaattcttgtttttgtatgtgtaatgtttatatgttcaatcaatcaatcatccaaaggtcaattttgacaaattcaGAAAACTGTTCTGAGACAAAATCAGGTGCAATCATTTGTCAATTATTGCATTTTATCCATATTACAATCAAATGTGGTGTTATGGTGTGAATCTACCTTACATTTCAGAGGTCGCAGGTTCAATTCCAGGCCCCAACCTTcgtgtgtggagtttgcatctcTGGCTCCGGTTTCCTCAcacataaattttttaaaaaaaatacatgctaggttaattgaacactctgaaTTATCGTTTGTCTATGtgtaattggctggcaactCACCAGTTAATTGAAGGGTAGCCATAAATAACCATTTATTACATTGATCACAGTCTCACCTATGGCCCGTAGGCCCTTTAATGAACAAGTCTATGTTTTTGAGTCTGAGTTCTAAgtataaaagtttaatttaattgttaCAATTTTGGTTTTAGTTGTATTCGCCCTTTGattacaaaaattaaacaaGGCAATCGATGAGGAATATTTTGCTGCTCTAAATTCatctttccccaaaatattgcGGCTCTCAGTGTTTTATGTGTGCTCTTGACCCTAATTTGACaaagtaaaaactaaaaatagataCTGAAGTACACTACAGACACCTGAAAAATTGATTTCCCTTTCTCAGAAAGCCCATTTAAATGCAAGCACGAGGAGAtgatgcaaactccacactggAGGTGGTCTGAGTGACTGACTTCACTATGAGGCatacatgctaaccactagaaGGTGCTGCCTCAAtgacaaaatatacattttccgttttcttcctgttttttttcaaatgcagaATCCAAGGTGCAAACAATAACCAAAAAGGATCTTAACTTGGATTTGAAtctatattattaattaaattatttcttttttaaataggcCTATGGTATGTTGGAGTGGTCAAGACTGCAATTAGAGCAAATTAGCAGCAGCTGTGGTCTCTTGCCACCTGCTGCTATAAAAACTAGTTTTGTCTGTCAGTCCTCATCGCAACTGTTACGCAAGCAATGGCTGCTCTTTGGCTCTTGATGGTTCTGGCGCATGCTGTCTTCGTGGACAGAGGTaggtatatatttatttgcgtGGGTGAGAGAAGCCCAAAATTGTGTTGAAACCAACATGTTTGTCTTTTAAAATGCGGAAATTTCTTTGTGCCTGCAGGCCTTTGTGTTCATGTTGATGCTAAACAAGAAGAGTCCAATGCTGGGCTTAAAAAAGGTATGGTAGGTCCGATCATTGATAAATTTAAGTCTCTGCTTGTGAGTCGTAAGACTTGATTTATTTGCTACAGATGTCTCTCACGATGATTCTCTCAAGAAGGCTTTTGAACTTCTCCATTCTTTTGATTCAATGctgaaacaacaaaataaaggtGAGAATATTCAGGGCAGCAACCCTTTTCAAGTTTTGTTTTCACATGAATAATTAGAAACTTGAATTTTGCATGGTTCTTACAAAATAAGGTGAGAGCTGGGGGTCCATTAAGTTAAACCCTGTCAGTTTGGCTTTCGCCACAGGTGTTTCTACTCAACAATAGAATCTATCCACCAATGTGCCATTTTTCTGGCATTGTTTTGAAATCACTGCTCTTTTCTTTGTATAGTATTTTAGTGTTATGCTAATTGAATGGGAACTAATGCGGAGTTTTTGTATGAAGCAAAACCAGCAGCTAAAGTGGGACTTAATGACCAAGCAAGCCACAACGTGAGCAACATCCAGCAGCAGAATGTAATCTCCAGCCAACCGAACAATTCCTTCAGCAACCAGGAGAGCTACAACATGAGCAATGCCCTCAGCCAACAGTTGGCCAATGGGCAACAGCAAACCTACAACATGAGCAACAATCCAGCAGCTCAAGTGGATTTTGACGACTACGCAATCCACAACATGAGCAATGGCCAACAGAATGCCTTCAGCCACCAGGAGAGCTACAACCTGACCAATGGCCAACAGAACGCCTTCAGCCACCAACAGAGCTACAACCTGACGAATGGCCAACAGAGCTACAACCCGACGAATGGCCAACAGAACGCCTTCAGCCACCAGGAGAGCTACAACCTGACCAATGGCCAACAGAACACCTTCAGCCACCAACAGAGCTACAACCTGACGAATGGCCAACAGGTGGTCGTCAGCCAACAGAATCCTATTAACCACAACCTGAGCAGCAACTTTCTGAATGACTTCATGGATGACTCTGCAGAAGTGTATACTATCAATGTTTGAGTGTGCTTCGCGTGATGGCTATAGAATGAttaaaagcatgaaaataatcaGTTAGTGTATACTTCTTtcaaaacatttccccctggttCTTAAGTAGATTAGGTAGGTATATCTTTTCAGTTCAGTTGGCCAAAACAAGTGACACCACTATCTCAGTGCTTCTGACTTTACCACTTTGTACCCTTGGTGGTTACACTGTTACTTTTTCAGCACTCTGCTACAGATAACTCGCTGTATGCTCAAAATGCTTTGCAACTAGTCAACCATGTCTTGTTTCATTGGGCGAACATGTATCCTCACCTGTGCAGCTTGGCTTTCACTGCTATtgacaaaaattaatttgcaatATTAACGTTGGCTGGGCTTTGCTCTGGCCCATGACTGTGCAGAGACCTCATCGCCACATGCCCTCATCAAATGCATCCCTGATGGACTTATCCTGGAATTTCCGGATAACACCTACTGCTGCTCTGCCAGTTGTTGGCTCGAAGCTGAGCTCTCTGGTCACCTTGGGTTTGTAACCTCAGATCTTATATGGGAACTGATTGTCtgcattgcactctgtactatggcAGATCAGGGGCTTAGATGTATAGCGAGGCATTTTAGGAAATTGAGAACATATGGGAATTTAACATGGGCTGATTGGCAAAATTTATTTCACTCTTAATTGCTCTATTTCTTGTCGCTTCATACTTATTGGATTCAGTCTAATAAATTTTTACCCACTTCCGTTTTGGAGCACCGGCTTCTGGATAGGCACCATGGAAGTGAAACAACCGACAGCAATTTTGCTGGTTACCTTCTTGATTTCTTTCCAACATCGCTGTGGTCCATGGATCCCACTGATGTTGGTCTCTGTAACGtctcacctgttgtgtttcagatgaaaccaggactaatatgttccccaatactctgtaaaagaggctggGATGATTGGCATTTCGGAAACAATTGACAGTTTGCTCAAAGCTGGAGTGTTGTGTGAAATTTCCAGCTCTGATTATAACACTCCTATTTTACCCGTTGAGAAGAAAGATACTAGAAAGTTTCGCATGGTCCACGACCTGCGAGCGATTAAAGCGGCCGTCTCAACTCCTACTTTTTCTTTCCCGAATCCTCACTTGGCATTGCATCAGCccacactcatttcacttgcattgacctggctAATGCTTTATTTTGCATTCCACTTCACCCTtcaatgaagcaattttttgctttcacttggaATGGTGTTTGCTACTCCTACAATCGCCTGCCTCAAGGCTTTGTCCTTTCACCTAGACTCTTCAACGACTATCTTTGCTAGATGCTGTCTCCACTTGAACTACCCCCTGTTATcctggtgcagtatgtggatgacCTCTTGCTGGCAGCTCCATCTGAAACTTCTTGTCTTGAAGCCGCCAGGTCTTTGCTCTTCATCTCCTTGAAACAGCATATTTCCGCTGCTGCCGTTTTTGTGATTCCTGATTACAGTCGCATGTTCTATCTTGACGTGACTGAAAAGGTCAGCGGTGTTTCTGCTGCCATTTATCATAAGGGGGAAGGAGGAAGTCGACAAGTTTGTCTGTATGCATCAACTCCATTGGAAAAACACGAGCAAAGACACCCAATTTGCGACACCTATTGACAACCCGGACTTGATTCTTTTCACAGATGGATGTTGCTTCAAAGGCAACGATGGCCTACAATCTGGATTGGCAGTAACCCAACCCACAAAAACAGGTTTTGAAGAAGTCCAAGCAGAAAGAATTTTAGGCTCTCAATCAGCACAAAGAGCTGACATTTTGGCATTAACAGCAGCCCTCAGTTTGGCAGAAAACTagtcagtaaatatttacacagattcGGCGTATGCACACACGACagttcatgttgcattaaaagaatggtagcgaaacgatttccaaactgtaaccggtacacccattaaacatcaggatgatattcttaaattgtgagatgctttaatgctcccaacagcggtggcagtaataaaatgtaaaggttaCTCTGGAACTAATGATTTTGTATCAGCAGGAAACAAATCAGCAGATTGAGCAGAGAAAAAGATTGCGGGGTACCGACCTACACTCCAACTAATTGTAAGTCTGAATGTGACAATCCACAGGAGGTGATAGTAGAAACAGCTAAGTTGTGGCAAGAAAAAACAAGGCCAGAAGAAAAGTGTGTGGCTGTCCAAAGGGggacaaaaagatgaagcaggtatatggagaaaagaaggtaaatgtattccatctCCGAAACAATTGAAATTTCTGAAGCTCATGGAACATGCCATGTAGGTGTGAAAGAAACACTGAGACGACTCCACTCCTGGTGGCATCCTTTTATGAGATCAGTTGTTAAacgtgaactgcaggactgcagtgtttgcagcaggtataacagtatgcctacatctaGACCTCCCCAGGGGCACTCACGATCCGGACGTGATTGCTCCAGGTTCGGTGGTTTcgatggatttcactgacatgataaaaccagtgtcaggttacagatatttgctggtaatagtggattccttttcaggaTGGCCAAAGCCGGCTCCCACTGACATCGTTCTATTAAAGGTTGAGTTCACAGTATACGGGCAGAATAATCCCGGTGACTCATCCTGGGACCAGGCAGTCTAACCTAAGGTCCTGAAGAAGCTGACAGCGCCCTCCAACAGCAACCCAAGAACATCATCTTATCTGACGAAGAGGACGAAGATCCCGCTGGGAtttttctctgaaatgtttATCTGCTTGTGTCGGACTCTTTAGAGTCCGAAAGAGggactgaagagggtcttctgcccagatttagtcataactgttttaaattattatttcctcagtataacttttatctgtggatgtgtctttctGAGTGATGTTGCAATTTCTGCTCATGCCGGTTTgtctggggggcctcctctatttccacaacaatagaccatttgtctgtggtgtaagtcaatgtgtattgaatgatatctgtaaaagtcttatctcatttcTGGTGAATTCCGGGTgggctgggggctttgtggtaccgcccttcaagatagtataatgTTGTAAGTTCTCTGAAAtcttcgcactagtgagaggctgccgccattgtctgggaactcacttgtgcccggaatattctgtagaaataaaagcttccaagtgactgttcatcgatctacagcctgcattcggataaccaacagtCTCACTacctgaaagaaaacaaacacgcggaagaaaaagatcCTTTTCTTCAACACCCTCCTCGTTCATGTTGTGGGTCTGGGCTTTGCTCTGGCCCTCCTGACTGacacacaaaaacttttttctgaagtaaaatgtgccttggctcaatctTAATCAGAAAAGAGTCACTCTAATTGTCTTACCTTTAGTTTGTTGCTTTAACATAGAATCCAAAGACTGGAGAAGTTCTAAAAAGTCTTCTTGGGTGAAACATCATTGGCAGAGACATCTATAGAAAATGGGGAGGAAGtgggaaaataaatgattacagAAAATCTCACTCAAAGATCATGTTCTCAACTGGCACACCTGTTGTAAGAACATTGGATCCAGCTTGTGTTGCGCCAACTGAAAAACAAAGGACTCACTTGAGCTTTTGGTGAAACAAACATTCAATTTCTAAcgcaaatttaataataataatccacatTACCTCTACCCATCAAGAGGGCATTCACCAGAACAATCAAGAGCCAAACAGCAGCCATCGCTTCCATGACAGTTGCGAGAAGGATGGATTAGATTAGTTTTTAAAGCAGGTGACAACTGCAGCTAATTGGCTGTAATTAGCAACAGCTGTACCACTGCAATgtagctttcttttcttttttaatgtccAGATCTGTCTGAATGGTCAATGCTAAGCTTCTTTGTGGGCAAGTGGTTAAGATGATTACCTCCCACCAGCGGGACCAAAGTTCAAGTCACCAaccagctaaaaaaaaaaaaaaaaaagtcaatttgaaaAAGCTTGACAGCCTGTGAAAAAACTGAGTTGTATTAAAGCAAATGAAAATAGACTTTAAAATGCAATGTAACCATTTTAGTttgacatgaattaaaaaaaaaacagacagaaataaacatatatatatatatatatatatgaaagcaATCAGCACATAAGTCTTGTATTGCACCTCTCTTtaccctaattaaaaataatgagttTGAAAAGCATCCATGTAAAAGACGATAGtatgtttaatcaaaaaaaagtcagaatatgcatatacacatttaaaagCGATCAGCATACAATTCATGAAAATGACTTACACGGCATagacttgtttttttaagtgttaattGCATGGGGCGGTGTGGATCAGTGTTAGAGTAGTTGTCTCCAAACCAAGAGGTTGTGTGTTCTATGCCATGACACTGACTGTTTTGTTACAATCTTTTATCAAATGCGGATTACAAGGTGTGACCATATGTTTATTTCAAGGGCTTGAATAAAAGACTAAACATTTACCCAAAATGAGTTCAACATATGTTTAAATCCACATCAATTGAGGTTGACATTTTTTCACCCATGTAGTATTTAGCACAGCTGGTGCTAATTAAAGTCAATTATCAGCAGCTGTGGTCACTTGTCACCTGCTATAAAAGCTCATGTTGTATGTTGTTCTTTACACCTGTTACTGAGAAGATGGCAGCTCTTTGGCTCTTGGTTGTGGTGCAGGCTGTCTTCATGGGCAAATGTTACCTAGCACGGCTCCCGTTTTAAGCCCAGCATTGGATTCATCTTTTGTAGCGCGAGCTGGAAAACTAAGGCCTCATTTCAGCATTTGGGGAAATAAACATTAattttaaacaccaaacaaactAATTGTTACCCATTACCTGTGTCCTTCAAGAGCGCGAGCGCAAGCACAACCATGATCCAACCAGCAGTCATCATTTCAGTGACAGTTGTAAAGAGCACAGACcgctagtgatgggaaaatgaagcatgAAGCAATGAGGCCTTCCATCCAAATGCTTCGCTCCTGGGCCGAAgcatcatgaggcttcatttgctctattgcgccatcatgtggacaaTGTCATGACAGTGATTAAAATGATACCATAGATTTGATGGGGTCAAAAGGGCAGGGAGttgtgatgtgaatgaatgtacgtgtggtacttgaaagaatgattgctctgtttttttagacattgacatataaacaaggaacacatttcattcatttaggaAAATTAGCATTTCCAAAGTTTTGGGCTTCAAACGGTTTCTTCTTTTACAAAGGATTTCTCCTGCTTTCGAAAATATTCTTTCGCAAGGGACGGATGAGGCCGGGGTACAGAGGAATGTAATAAAGTTTGTAGAGGTTTGGGTAGAGATGTTTGTGCACCTCCCAGTAGTCCAGAGGGTTTGACACCCTGCTTATGTTCGGTTCCCCCAGGTAAGTGTGGACCTCCACAGTCGCATCTGCATCACTCTGGGTCCTCCTCTGCATGACTGTGTGGTCCAATCGCCGCCACAGTTTGTCACCcaagacacaacaaacagactAACAGCCAGTTCTGGCTGCCCATCGTAGAGATGGGAGCAAAAGAATGCCTTATCCCACAATAATGCACTGCTGCTCATTTCCCATTGCTCAATTAACACCATTAGAATGTGTCGAATATTACCTTGCGCCACAGGCTGGGAAGCTTCTGATGTgttgatgaagaggaggagggggaagatGCCCTTTGCCGGATCACTGTCGCACATTCCGCTGTGAGCCTCCTCTCAGCCTCTTTTGCTTTATGGGGGCTAAAGAAGCCTATCTTCTTGTACCTGCAAATGACAATGAGACTCATTGCAGTTGTGAACTGTTCAACAAGAGGCAGTTGCTCATTTGTTGGTACTAGTAGACAGATGAGAAAAACAGACAACCGATACAAACCTGGGATCCAGCAGTGTTGCCAGTGACATGATGCTCATGGCTTGGAGGTTGCAGAGCTTGTCCCTCAGTTGCTTTTTAAGACACTCAGCCATTGCTTTGCTCCGCTCCATTTGTATGGCTCCCATGTCATCCTCCAAGGTGTGGTGCAGCATGGCCAAAAGTGGTATGACCTTGGACCCAGACACTCTCCTCTCCTCTGAGAGCTCTACGGTGGCATCATTGAATGGGGACAGCACCTGCAGACTCTCAGAAATGAGCCTCAACTCTTGGGATGTGAGTGGGGTAATGTCAGTGTCAAGGCCTGCCAGGGCTGCTCCTACGGCTTCCCTGAGGTTGTACATGCGCTGCAGCATGTGGAAGGTGCTGTTCCAGCGTGTCTCCACCTGAAAATAAAAGGTCATTATTGTTTGAAAGGAGAGTGGAAGCAGTTATGGATGTCAAGTTACCTCTTGAATGAGCTTCAGCACAGGCTCTGTAGGCTTCATTTGCTCCTGCACCTGTGTCAGCCttgtctataaaaaaataaaatgggaaacaaaacattattaaagtcattcagcattaatttgaaTACTGCTGTGTAATAAAGGAATTCACCTTTGCAGTCGTACTGCTTTTGAAGTATCCAACTATACTCCTACACTGAAGACGGATTTCAGACAGCTCAGTGTTCTCTGCCAGAGCCTTCTTCACTATGAGATTTAATGTGTGCAATTCACTGACAATTTGTGTGGCGCAGATGAAGGTGTCTGGCACATGCAGCCATGTTGGCTGCACCATCTGTCACAAGGCACGTAACTTTGGTGGCAATGCCCCATTGTGCCATGAGTGCCGATTTAACGGCAGCCATGTTCTCAGCTGTATGGCGGTCAGGGAAATGGAGCACACCTAACACAGCTGAGTGCAGAGAGGTTTGCTCATCAATGAAATGACAAGTGACTGCCAGGTATGCATCTGTGTTGAGGCTGGTCCACATGTCTGCTGTAATGCTCACTGCAGAGGACCTTGCCACAAGCTCTTTGGCCTTCTCCTTTGCCTGCTGGTACCTCTCCTCCACCATGGCTTTCAATGTCTAAAGGAAAGGAGTAATAACACTATTGGAAGAGCAGTTATGGGGGGAATGGGGAATAATGATTCATGTGCTCTCATACACACCTGCCTTGTGGGGAGAACATATGTAGGGTCGAAAGCTTGGATAAGCTTCCTGAACCCTGTGTCCTCCACAAAACTGAAGGGCTGGCAATCTTCGATGACCATGTTGATCAATGCCTCCTCCACTGCATTCTTATCTACTGCAATTTAACAGAAACAGATTAGGCCTATTAATGATAGATGCCATTCATTTAATCTGTCACATTTCAAATATACATGGTGGCTATGCTGTTTTTTCATTGCATGTTGAAAAATGGCTTACCTGGGCGTGGTACTATTAGAGTTGTCTCCTTATTTTCATGCAGGGCCCTATAATGCCTCAACATGGATGAAGTGTTGTCTTGGTACCCAAGTTCTTTGGAACAAAGTTTACACTTCACCTTTTGAAATACCAGCAAGtagaagaaagacattaaaacaaGGGATACACTgtcacaatatatattcacactggttattacaatttgtacctttttaggaGAGATCTGCTCGAAATGATCCCAGACAGGGGATGTTCTCTTCTTTGTCGTTGCGGGTGCATCCATTGCAAAGCGAATCCGATTAAGGTTCGAAGATGAGAGTTCGGTGTGCCAGTGTCACCTGGAGCTCATTGTCGTCTCGGTGCGCCATTTTATGTCAAATCACCCGCGAAACTATGTGTTGGCGATGACGTAGGAAGCCCGTCCTGCGAGGCTTCAGACATAGCAACGCGTGTTCCGAGGCTTCGGCGTGGCCACAACCGTTCCGAGGcttcgggcgtggccacaaCCGTTCCGAGGCTTCTGAACCAACGCGTAACCAACACATGCCTCGATGCgcgctttgcagatttttttttccccatttactCCGCACACGCATCAGCACCTCGGCACAGTTGGGCACATCACTACAGACCGCATGAGATTTTATAGCAGGTGACATGTGACCACAGCTGCTGCTAATTGGCTATAATTAGCACCAGAGGCACCTGCTATAAAAGCACATTCCGTCTGTGCTCTTCACAACTCTCACTGAAGTGATGGCTGCTGTGTGGCTCTTGGTTGTGCTGGCGCATGCGCTCTTGATGGACACAGGTAGTGGTAAACAATATGTTTTTGATCAATTTAGTGTTTGCAATTAATGTTTATTTCcccaaatgctaaaaatagGTCTTTGTTTTCTAGCTGATGCTACATCAGATGAATCCAATGCTGGGCTTAAAAAGGAAGCTGTGCTAGgtaacatttgattaatcaaatcTCTGTTTGTGATAACTAAGACTTGTAATTTCTACAGATGTGACGTCCAATGATGTTTCGCTTGAGGGGGCTTTTGAACTTCTGCACGCTTTGAATTCTGTAATGAAGCTGCAAAATAAAGGTGAGGAAAAAATTGGGTGTTTGGCCATTGGACTGTGTGGTTTGATTGAAATGGTCATGTTGGATTGAAAGGCAAGcctaaaccaaaacaaatttaTGCAAGAATTAATGCATAAATCTAGCACGTGCAAGGTTTTCTTGAAGATATTTAAGTGTTTCATCGAAAATGTTGACAATTTATTCAAAACTTCAGAAAGTTAACTGAATGTAGTATTATGCCAACAGGCGGATGGACACAGattattgtaccttctgccatctagtggaagcaCATTTTAATAGTTCTGCATCGCTGACATAGTGGTTGGAAATCATGACTGTAGTGAcctgtttttaaattatctgaATGGCAACTTTTCTTCCCAACTGGCAGCCCAGAATGATGCTATGGacgaccaccacgccagcggcaacatgagcctggaggaccaccacgccagcggcaacatgagccaggaggaccaccacgccagcggcaacatgagccaggaggaccaccacgccagcggcaacatgagccaggaggaccaccacgccagcggcaacatgagccaggaggaccaccacgccagcggcaacatga
This genomic interval carries:
- the LOC144038630 gene encoding zinc finger BED domain-containing protein 4-like isoform X1, which codes for MVQPTWLHVPDTFICATQIVSELHTLNLIVKKALAENTELSEIRLQCRSIVGYFKSSTTAKTRLTQVQEQMKPTEPVLKLIQEVETRWNSTFHMLQRMYNLREAVGAALAGLDTDITPLTSQELRLISESLQVLSPFNDATVELSEERRVSGSKVIPLLAMLHHTLEDDMGAIQMERSKAMAECLKKQLRDKLCNLQAMSIMSLATLLDPRYKKIGFFSPHKAKEAERRLTAECATVIRQRASSPSSSSSTHQKLPSLWRKSCRGGPRVMQMRLWRSTLTWGNRT
- the LOC144038630 gene encoding zinc finger BED domain-containing protein 4-like isoform X2, which codes for MVQPTWLHVPDTFICATQIVSELHTLNLIVKKALAENTELSEIRLQCRSIVGYFKSSTTAKTRLTQVQEQMKPTEPVLKLIQEVETRWNSTFHMLQRMYNLREAVGAALAGLDTDITPLTSQELRLISESLQVLSPFNDATVELSEERRVSGSKVIPLLAMLHHTLEDDMGAIQMERSKAMAECLKKQLRDKLCNLQAMSIMSLATLLDPRYKKIGFFSPHKAKEAERRLTAECATVIRQRASSPSSSSSTHQKLPSLWRKLALQKMNPMLGLKREPC
- the LOC144038798 gene encoding uncharacterized protein LOC144038798 — encoded protein: MAAVWLLVVLAHALLMDTADATSDESNAGLKKEAVLDVTSNDVSLEGAFELLHALNSVMKLQNKAQNDAMDDHHASGNMSLEDHHASGNMSQEDHHASGNMSQEDHHASGNMSQEDHHASGNMSQEDHHASGNMSQEDHHASGNMSQEDHHASGL
- the LOC144037887 gene encoding uncharacterized protein LOC144037887 gives rise to the protein MAALWLLMVLAHAVFVDRGLCVHVDAKQEESNAGLKKDVSHDDSLKKAFELLHSFDSMLKQQNKAKPAAKVGLNDQASHNVSNIQQQNVISSQPNNSFSNQESYNMSNALSQQLANGQQQTYNMSNNPAAQVDFDDYAIHNMSNGQQNAFSHQESYNLTNGQQNAFSHQQSYNLTNGQQSYNPTNGQQNAFSHQESYNLTNGQQNTFSHQQSYNLTNGQQVVVSQQNPINHNLSSNFLNDFMDDSAEVYTINV